GTCCTACTTTTTCACAcaaatacaaaaatattaaaaaaatcaaattatatACAAACTTTATATTTTATCTATATTTAATTCATTCAAAAAATAATGGAAAATCATTTCGAAGGAAGATGATAACAGTTTGAATATgaagataataataatttaatatgttaattagTATAATTAGTGTTGCATCTTAAAAATTAgtcataatttttaattaaatctttatttttaaccaaattttattaaattaatacaGTGTATTCAGTATTTATaaacaaaatgaataaaatattatatatcatCTCATATTCTAACAATCTCATTTCACATAAGTCTTTTAATGAacactaaaaaataaataataacttaaaataataaataattaatcaacaCCATtgcttttattatatataatttaacatGTCGGTGATTAAATGATAACACCAAACAATGCTCTAAAGTTTTCTCGAAGGCAAGAAAATGCCTTGATAAAAGGTtcacaaaaactcatgtgaTACGGTGGGTCAATTCTGTGAAACGGATATTTTATATGAATCACCcacgaaaaaatataattttttgtgtCAAATATATTACTTCTTATTAAAAATATAGACaagattgatccgtctcatgAATAAAGATCCATAAGACCGTGTTATAAAAGACCTGCTctttatttttatcatttcgATTGATTTAAATTCAGATGATCAAACCCAAACTTTTGAGAATATaccatttttaataataatcagctAGTTAAATCTGGTCAGTTTGGAATTTGGATACACAAAAACTTGACTTcgaattaatatataaattttattaagtAGGCTGTTTAAATGCTtaagattttataaaataaaatttggatACACGTACATCAGACTTTTTTTCCTCTGCTTCTGGTTTTTTAAGTGttctttatatttttcaaaggtcaaaaacttgtgtgagacgatctcacgggttgtatttgtgagacggatctcttatttggatcatccatgaaaaagtattattttttaagctcagagtattactttttattatgaatatgggtagggttgacccgtctcacatattaagatccgtgagacggtctcacatgagactcactcttttagggcaaaaacttgtgtgagacggtctcacgggtcgtattttgtgagacggatctttatttggataattcatgaaaaaatattaatttttatgttgagagtattactttttattgtgaatatgatcaGAGTTGATCCGTCTCGCAGATTGagatccatgagacggtctcatatgagacctactcaaattTTAGACTacgagtagatctcttgtgagatggtctcacgaatctttagctgtgagacgggtcaaccctagcgatatttacaataaaaaataatactcttagcataaaagttaatattttttcttggatgacccaaataatatatatgtttcacaaaatacgatccgtgaaaccgtctcacacaagttttttgtcTTAGACTATTATAGCAAATTGGCAATATCCATATCTTTCTTTAATAATCGAAaaaattgtgtttttttttgtttttttttaaaaaaagtcaaaTAAAACTCTATTGGTTTGTAACTATTTATGCATCGATGGGTAATGAAGGCTAGACTTGCAAATCGAAAACAACCCCAGTCGAAGAAGATTGATATTGCATACGCTTCTTTCATATTCAACgtattttgtgtgtgcaaattcaTTCAAGTAATCATCAATTTTAATAGTATGGCGTATGTCATAATCACcaatttttttagttttatttatttattggaaAAAGACCATATAATATAATACAAACAAATaggaaataaaaattaaattttcattttcCTAGGAGGTGTCGAAACAAGTCGTTGGTCTTAAAGAGTTTGAATTTGTTTTGTTCTCCAGATAATATCTAACCACTATCTGAAAAGCTTCAAATTATTTGCCCATGTGTTGTAATAgacatattatataatatattttattttagtacATACAATTTAAATTGCACTGAGTGTGAcatttttcctttaaaaaaatacatataataaaaaattaaaagaatgtAATTAGATTAAGTGTAGATTCATATTATGATTTctcatataaaatataagtcgtggataaaatttttcattttatttactAGGAGGAATCTTcagaggtttttttttttttcctgcaTTAATTGCGTCACAGTTGGCTTGTGTTGTTGTTTAACGCAATCTGATgcggaaaaaagaaaagaaataaaaaaggaaattaattaatatcatTATTGGTaaaagtaaaatataatttctatACATAAATCTACAAACCTTACCAGCCGTCCGATTAAGTTGAGGTAGCGAGCCATCCATCCTTTGCTGGCTATAAATAAGTTGAATAACACCATGACATCGTTCGTGGTTTCGACGGAAATTTACAGCTCAGAACACACAGTGCCGGCGGTGTTCCAAACACTAaacattttgtatcattttttttcatcccattttcttgaaaaaatcCAATAGAGTTCCACTCGGGAATGCATAGAGATGAGAAGATTTTCGCTTTCTAACCACCAATTATCCTGCATAAAAACCAAAAATCTCTATGTAGTGGCCGGAACAGTCACCGGGAAAATGTCGAAGACGGGTGAAATCGCCACCGCCGTTGCCGTCTTCTATCATTCTCGAAGAACGTATAAGAAAACACTTCAATGACCATGAGATCTGAAGCAAAATGCGGCGTGCTGCGTGGGAAGTACGAACTGGGCCGTTTCTTAGGCCACGGCACTTTTGCGAAGGTTTACCATGCCAGGAATCTGGCCACAGGTGATAGCGTCGCCATGAAAGTGGTGGGAAAGGAAAAGGTAATCCGTGTCGGAATGATGGAACAAGTGAAGCGCGAGATATCAATCATGAAGATGATGAAGCATCTCAACATCGTGGAACTCTACGAGGTCATGGCTAGCAAGACCAATATTTACTTCGCCATGGAATTGGTTTGCGGCGGCGAGTTGTTTGCAAAGGTCACCAAGGGCCGCCTGCTCGAGGACCCTGCTCGGCATTACTTCCAACAACTGATCTCTGCGGTCGACTTTTGCCACAGCCGGGGTGTTTATCACCGTGATTTGAAGCTGGAGAATCTACTCCTTGATGAAGATGGGAATCTTAAAGTCACTGATTTCGGGCTCAGTGCACTTTCCGACCATCTCCGCCAAGATGGTTTGCTGCATACAACGTGCGGCACGCCGGCCTACGTTGCGCCGGATGTCATCGGGAAAAAAGGATATGACGGAGCGAAGGCTGATATTTGGTCATGTGGGGTGATTCTTTATGTACTTTTGGCTGGTTACTTGCCCTTCCAAGAGGATAACATTGTTGCTATGTATAGAAAAATCTACAGGGGAGACTTCAAGTGCCCGCCATGGTTTTCTCCCGAATCCCGCAAGTTAATCACCAAGATGCTGGATCCGAATCCCAATACGAGGATAAGCATAGCCAAGATCTTGAATTCATCTTGGTTCAAGAAAAAATCTACAGTGAGACAATCAAAGAGTAAACTAGAGCAGGAATTTGCATTGGGAGATGGAGTAAATGGAAAGGGTAATGAACCAGAGACTTTGAATGCTTTCCACATAATTTCCCTGTCCGAGGGATTCGATTTGTCCCCTCTGTTTGAAAACACGAAGAAAATTGATAAAGAAGAACTGCGATTTGGCACTATGACTCCTGCAAGTAGTGTAATCTCCAAGATTGAAGAAGTGGCAAAAACACGGAATTTCAGTGTGAAGAAGAGTGATTCTTGTGTTAGGTTGCAGGGGCAAGAAAGTGGAAGGAAAGGGAAACTAGGAATCGCTGTTGATATTTTTGCCGTTGTAGCATCTTttctggtggtggaggtgaaGAAATATAGTGGTGATACTCTTGAATATAACCAATTCTGCAGCAAAGAACTGAGACCTGCGcttaaaaatattgtttggaCAACAACTGGGAATTCAATGCCTGAATGCTGATAAAAATAGTTCTAtagattcatgaaaaaataaaatcctaaTTGCTAGCTTGGCATTTTCAAGTTTGTTCTGTTGAAATGGAATCCTAATTTACTAGTCTTGGATATGATTTAGTTCTACAAAATCTTTATTACGCTTCTCTTTTTAATGTTTGGTATTAAAAATCGTTGAGTTaaactttataaattttctgCCGAGTGATTAGTTTTAGATTGATTTACGTGGGGTCTTTTTGACGGATCTTTGATCGTCTGAAGGtcttatcattattattgcaaCTGAGGATGGTGACTTGGTTTTAGCAATTTCTTGGAATATGCGAATGCTGCATTGTCCAAGTTCTTTGTCTAGTACCTATTTGCtttatttgaatattttaaaagttgtttaataagaatatatatacatttgaataactattatataaaaatgtatttGTAGTTGAAAcatattatgttttattttcagtATTGTTTTCGATCAGTTATGAAAACATATATCAATTGTTTTTTAAAGACTATATTTGGagaacattttttaaaaatacttttcaaattttttttttttacaaaatcatGTTCAAACACCTACTTCATGGTTTTTGTTCAATAATAAAACactaaaaacatttttaaaccCGTATTTTCGAAACAACTAAAAACACTGAAATGGTTTATTACTCTTCAGATTATCGATGAATCATGTTTACTGTGAAACTAACAATAATTTGAGATCCAAAATTTTTACCAATTATTGGCCTTATATGTCCAGCTTCAATCAAATTTTTGCTGCATCATTAGACCAAAGCCAACTCATTcctagatatatatatatatatatatatatatatatatatcaagaagCAAATTAAAGAAATCATCCAAAGAATAATATTGTTAGCCTATCATACTAATATTCTTTAATCAAGAATCGTTTGAATAGTTTTCGAAACCTAGTCAAGATTAATTTAGGggaaaattgtcaaaaactcTCTATTTCCATTCTCAACCTCCTTTTTACTCCCTATCCCATTAAAGCTTTGTTTCAACTCCCCATATCCCTCAAATTTCCAAGTTTGcccttata
This Primulina eburnea isolate SZY01 chromosome 2, ASM2296580v1, whole genome shotgun sequence DNA region includes the following protein-coding sequences:
- the LOC140816118 gene encoding CBL-interacting serine/threonine-protein kinase 6-like → MTMRSEAKCGVLRGKYELGRFLGHGTFAKVYHARNLATGDSVAMKVVGKEKVIRVGMMEQVKREISIMKMMKHLNIVELYEVMASKTNIYFAMELVCGGELFAKVTKGRLLEDPARHYFQQLISAVDFCHSRGVYHRDLKLENLLLDEDGNLKVTDFGLSALSDHLRQDGLLHTTCGTPAYVAPDVIGKKGYDGAKADIWSCGVILYVLLAGYLPFQEDNIVAMYRKIYRGDFKCPPWFSPESRKLITKMLDPNPNTRISIAKILNSSWFKKKSTVRQSKSKLEQEFALGDGVNGKGNEPETLNAFHIISLSEGFDLSPLFENTKKIDKEELRFGTMTPASSVISKIEEVAKTRNFSVKKSDSCVRLQGQESGRKGKLGIAVDIFAVVASFLVVEVKKYSGDTLEYNQFCSKELRPALKNIVWTTTGNSMPEC